A DNA window from Verrucomicrobiia bacterium contains the following coding sequences:
- a CDS encoding DUF3299 domain-containing protein, which translates to MTCLFEAAFFWGLAVALFAGCGPSPSASNKTPPAEIHGEPITPVKNSSTTVAIAVPILAASISAPITKNPEPMLLAENSDYIPVGFDKLASYHFETDDTPYTNQDATADKANQQIPDTIKNLSDKKISIKGFMLPLKVSDGVVTEFLIMKDQSMCCFGTTPKINEWVSVKTVGAGVKPIMDQPVSMLGTLHVGALRENGYLVGIYQMDGDKLVGTDN; encoded by the coding sequence ATGACATGTCTATTCGAGGCGGCCTTTTTTTGGGGGCTCGCCGTGGCGTTGTTTGCCGGTTGTGGTCCCTCGCCATCGGCATCGAACAAAACGCCACCCGCAGAGATTCACGGCGAACCGATCACGCCCGTGAAAAATTCCTCCACCACGGTCGCCATTGCCGTTCCTATTCTCGCCGCTTCCATTTCCGCACCAATCACAAAAAATCCTGAGCCGATGTTGCTTGCCGAAAATTCCGATTACATTCCCGTAGGCTTCGATAAATTGGCGTCTTATCATTTTGAAACTGACGACACCCCTTACACCAATCAAGACGCCACCGCTGACAAGGCGAACCAGCAAATTCCCGATACGATCAAAAATTTGAGCGATAAAAAAATTTCCATCAAAGGTTTCATGTTGCCGTTGAAAGTGTCCGATGGTGTGGTGACAGAATTTTTGATCATGAAAGACCAGTCTATGTGCTGCTTCGGCACGACGCCGAAAATCAACGAGTGGGTCAGCGTCAAAACCGTGGGCGCGGGCGTGAAGCCGATCATGGACCAGCCCGTGAGCATGCTCGGCACGCTGCACGTCGGCGCGCTGCGCGAGAATGGTTATCTCGTGGGCATCTACCAAATGGACGGCGATAAACTTGTGGGGACGGATAATTGA
- a CDS encoding DUF1559 domain-containing protein produces the protein MMKSGSKIDRKVLRTMRAFTLIELLVVIAIIAILAALLLPALSEAKQHARTIQCASNLHQISISMQLYSDDFNGRYPESGKLIAWNQVDTDTLQTSWMQQLIPYLQNTNAYHCPSDIHSSYSYFNGVRAAYIAANENFASVDTRQILYVSAYVLSGDTVDFTPDDADKDDYSQNCVGGDQNGTPSTAWQTHNGGQNILFDDGHAKWYKGYVTNEMTFRYDSMHGWQ, from the coding sequence ATGATGAAATCAGGATCGAAAATAGACCGTAAAGTTTTGCGGACGATGCGCGCGTTCACATTGATCGAGTTGCTCGTCGTGATCGCCATCATCGCGATTCTCGCCGCGTTGCTATTGCCCGCGTTATCGGAGGCCAAACAACACGCGCGGACGATTCAATGCGCTTCAAACCTGCATCAAATCAGCATCTCAATGCAGCTTTACTCGGATGATTTCAACGGTCGCTATCCCGAATCGGGAAAATTGATCGCATGGAACCAGGTTGATACCGACACGCTCCAAACAAGCTGGATGCAGCAGTTGATTCCGTATCTGCAAAACACCAACGCGTATCATTGTCCGTCCGATATCCACTCTTCCTATAGTTATTTCAATGGCGTCCGGGCGGCTTACATCGCGGCCAATGAAAATTTTGCGTCGGTGGACACGCGGCAGATTCTTTATGTGTCGGCGTATGTGTTATCGGGTGACACCGTGGATTTTACTCCGGACGATGCCGACAAGGACGACTACTCGCAGAATTGCGTGGGTGGCGATCAAAACGGCACGCCCTCAACCGCGTGGCAAACTCATAATGGCGGTCAAAACATTCTTTTCGATGATGGCCACGCGAAGTGGTACAAAGGATATGTGACGAATGAAATGACGTTCCGCTACGACTCGATGCACGGGTGGCAGTAA
- a CDS encoding multiheme c-type cytochrome produces MRSKRFSLRLFLSLNWGRNHTSTVWLASLFLTLFTARTTSLYAQNTDTDASAASAFLGESSCASSGCHGGAGEKHDQTIRWKKLDVHTRSFATLTGARSARIADNLKISDPTVSSRCTVCHEPFQTIANTDALVKALDPASGVSCENCHGPAQKWLLGHTRPDWTHADRVHAGMRDLDNIYTRANSCVACHQNVDGDILKAGHPELIFELDGQSVTEPKHWREKPNWSGPQTWLVGQAVGLREMSWQLSRETVAGEHAEARTSAVLWLLESAAKGNDALPSASISGDVTPNNAAAAQKWADDFAKQAAASSWSAADARKCLEALAATGASFREPNVKHSTVARRAERLVLALDRLIAGLGDPDTSKRLDAPLNQLFKDAQSIPDFKPQVFAGHLDDFQQTLVGK; encoded by the coding sequence GTGCGGAGTAAACGATTTAGTTTAAGACTTTTTCTAAGCCTAAACTGGGGACGCAATCATACCAGCACAGTCTGGCTTGCCAGTTTATTCCTGACCCTTTTCACGGCGCGCACCACTTCACTCTACGCGCAGAACACCGATACGGATGCTTCTGCCGCGAGTGCCTTTCTCGGTGAGTCTTCATGCGCTTCTTCCGGCTGCCACGGGGGTGCGGGTGAAAAACACGATCAAACCATTCGCTGGAAAAAATTGGATGTGCATACGCGCTCCTTCGCCACGCTCACCGGCGCGCGTTCCGCCCGCATAGCGGACAATTTAAAAATCAGCGATCCCACGGTGAGTTCACGCTGTACGGTTTGCCACGAACCTTTTCAAACGATTGCCAATACCGACGCGCTCGTGAAGGCGCTCGATCCTGCTTCCGGTGTTTCGTGCGAAAATTGTCACGGCCCCGCGCAAAAATGGCTGCTCGGTCACACGCGTCCTGATTGGACCCACGCTGATCGCGTTCACGCCGGCATGCGCGACCTCGACAATATTTATACACGTGCGAATAGTTGCGTGGCCTGCCATCAAAATGTGGATGGTGATATTCTTAAAGCTGGCCATCCCGAATTGATTTTTGAACTCGACGGCCAATCGGTCACCGAGCCCAAGCATTGGCGAGAGAAGCCTAATTGGTCGGGACCGCAAACCTGGCTGGTCGGCCAGGCTGTTGGGCTGCGCGAAATGAGCTGGCAATTATCCCGCGAAACTGTGGCCGGTGAACATGCCGAGGCGCGGACTTCGGCCGTGCTCTGGTTGCTCGAGTCCGCTGCGAAAGGCAACGACGCGCTGCCATCCGCTTCCATCTCTGGCGATGTCACTCCCAATAACGCCGCCGCCGCACAAAAGTGGGCGGATGATTTCGCGAAGCAGGCTGCGGCCAGTTCCTGGTCTGCCGCCGATGCGCGCAAATGCCTCGAAGCTCTAGCGGCGACGGGCGCGAGTTTCCGCGAACCCAATGTCAAGCATTCCACCGTGGCCCGCCGCGCGGAGCGACTCGTTCTTGCGCTTGACCGCCTCATTGCCGGTCTCGGAGATCCCGATACCAGCAAGCGTCTCGACGCGCCGCTCAATCAGTTGTTCAAGGACGCGCAATCCATTCCCGATTTCAAGCCGCAGGTTTTCGCCGGTCATCTCGACGACTTCCAACAAACGCTCGTCGGCAAATAA
- a CDS encoding 2Fe-2S iron-sulfur cluster-binding protein — protein sequence MLFAQGCLILWGTLKRVYYQQEHHRLSRERLQLQVKAAALQCREVEANKALWNGFRKFRVEKKFTECKGVCSFYLKPHDGKPLPAYKPGQYITFQLNIPGVPKPVVRCYSLSDSPHRGDYYRVTIKKEPAPPDKPELKPGVASSYFVDVVKEGDILDVKAPAGNFFLDMAKETPVVLVSGGVGVTPMLSMAHAINAAGARREIYFFFGARNHDEHIHKEEMLRLAKEYENVHMHVCYSRPDTARDKAGVDYQHEGRVSVELFKEVLPSNNFDYFLCGNGAFMKSISEGLEAWGVPDKNVNFEAFGPATVKKKAAPAPAAVTGAPAAGIAVTFSKTGKTCEWSPGGGSLLDFALEQGVRIDSGCRAGSCGSCLVAIKSGDVEYVSEAGEKPETGSCLTCICKPKGPLVLDA from the coding sequence ATGCTTTTTGCGCAAGGATGTTTGATTCTGTGGGGCACACTCAAACGAGTTTATTATCAGCAGGAGCATCACCGTCTTTCCCGCGAGCGGCTTCAGTTGCAGGTCAAGGCCGCCGCATTGCAGTGCCGTGAAGTCGAGGCAAATAAAGCGCTCTGGAACGGTTTTAGAAAATTTCGCGTTGAAAAAAAATTCACTGAGTGCAAAGGCGTCTGCTCTTTTTATCTCAAGCCGCACGACGGCAAACCGCTGCCCGCCTACAAGCCCGGCCAGTATATTACCTTTCAATTAAATATTCCCGGCGTGCCCAAGCCGGTGGTGCGTTGTTACTCGCTTTCAGATAGTCCGCATCGGGGCGATTACTATCGCGTTACGATAAAAAAAGAACCAGCGCCGCCAGACAAACCCGAACTTAAGCCCGGCGTGGCCTCGAGTTATTTCGTGGACGTGGTAAAAGAGGGCGACATCCTCGACGTCAAGGCGCCGGCGGGAAATTTCTTTCTCGACATGGCAAAGGAAACTCCGGTCGTGCTCGTGAGCGGCGGCGTGGGTGTCACGCCGATGTTGAGTATGGCGCATGCGATCAACGCGGCGGGAGCACGGCGCGAAATTTATTTTTTCTTCGGCGCGCGCAACCACGACGAGCACATCCATAAAGAGGAAATGCTCCGGCTGGCTAAGGAGTATGAGAATGTCCACATGCATGTCTGCTACAGCCGCCCGGATACGGCGCGCGACAAAGCCGGCGTGGATTATCAGCATGAAGGCCGCGTCTCGGTGGAATTGTTCAAGGAAGTTTTGCCTTCCAATAATTTCGATTATTTCCTTTGCGGCAACGGCGCGTTCATGAAGTCTATTTCCGAAGGTCTCGAAGCGTGGGGCGTGCCGGACAAGAACGTGAACTTTGAAGCGTTCGGTCCCGCGACGGTGAAGAAAAAAGCCGCTCCCGCTCCCGCCGCGGTTACGGGTGCGCCCGCCGCCGGCATCGCCGTTACTTTCAGCAAGACTGGCAAGACCTGTGAATGGTCGCCCGGAGGCGGATCGCTTTTGGATTTCGCTTTGGAACAGGGAGTGCGCATTGATTCCGGTTGCCGCGCGGGAAGCTGTGGGAGTTGCCTCGTCGCCATTAAATCCGGCGACGTGGAGTATGTAAGTGAAGCAGGGGAAAAGCCCGAAACAGGTTCGTGTCTGACGTGCATCTGCAAGCCGAAGGGACCGCTGGTCCTGGACGCCTGA